A stretch of Caenorhabditis elegans chromosome IV DNA encodes these proteins:
- the Y38C1AA.6 gene encoding RING-type domain-containing protein (Confirmed by transcript evidence): MSLCGSVLCIKCSLVFDEKTRRPCTGTCNHSICEQCFDQKHSPSCPICNNIDSFQTKNINWKAVEIMEELSKNKDYLSIDNFKYNPDALCAGTCSECKTHTDKLRICVDCLTRSGHVAKTENGNFEMSQDSSTDYPDSSALQVLSTGMCADCCIDGAHKEHEITPIKQFVSLLRRFENLNTLSAISLDLLTPYNDLEDKSDLEVMNLYLKLVEKIVFKFQEWIDNAFQGSVQTDATRVAMKRSTERLHYFVQKCNPVIIQCVSEILESASEKDQKEWQEINQKLEEYQNTVSSADKYTELGARDFQLIDTVLECFNEDDEDSDVIEDDMELD; the protein is encoded by the exons acgaGAAAACTAGACGACCATGTACGGGTACTTGCAATCATTCAATTTGTGAACAATGTTTCGATCAAAAACATTCCCCTTCATGCCCAATTTGCAACAACATAGACTCATTCCAAACTAAGAATATCAATTGGAAGGCGGTCGAAATTATGGAGGAGTTGTCGAAAAACAAGGATTATTTGAGCATTGATAATTTCAAGTACAACCCAGAT GCTCTCTGCGCTGGAACATGCTCGGAATGCAAAACTCACACTGACAAACTTCGAATTTGTGTTGACTGTTTGACACGGTCAGGACACGTagcgaaaactgaaaatggcaACTTTGAAATGTCTCAAGACTCGTCGACTGACTATCCGGATAGCTCGGCGTTGCAAGTATTAAGCACCGGAATGTGTGCGGATTGTTGTATTGATGGGGCTCATAAGGAACATGAAATCACCCCGATAAAGCAATTTGTTTCATTATTGAGACGGTTTGAGAACTTAAACACATTGTCAGCCATCTCCCTTGACTTGCTGACTCCATACAATGATCTTGAAGACAAATCAGACCTAGAAGTTATGAATCTGTATTTGAAACTggttgaaaaaatagttttcaaatttcaagaatggATTGACAACGCTTTTCAAGGATCAGTACAAACTGATGCAACGAGAGTTGCAATGAAGCGATCAACGGAAAGACTTCATtactttgttcaaaaatgcaaCCCAGTAATAATTCAATGTGTATCCGAAATTCTAGAATCTGCTAGTGAAAAAGATCAAAAGGAGTGGCAGGAAATCAATCAGAAACTCGAAGAATACCAGAATACTGTATCTTCAGCAGATAAGTATACTGAACTAGGTGCCAGAGATTTCCAACTTATTGACACGGTGTTGGAGTGTTTcaatgaagatgatgaagatagCGATGTAATAGAAGATGATATGGAACTCGATTGA